One stretch of Streptomyces sp. A2-16 DNA includes these proteins:
- a CDS encoding Gmad2 immunoglobulin-like domain-containing protein: MSTTTPVPRTSSWLRRPVIAAVAVLLVAPATSACGSDTGAEGTSPGTEPSSTATAPSTPAAPGTGGTGGTGTPSTPSGPGTSAAPVTPSAPSGTRRQVRASVYFLHGEKISPAPRAVTPPATAAGALRALLAGPSRYERGQRRTTAIPSGTALRSIVVHRHVATVDLSGRYDDGGGSLSMRARLAQVVFTATRFPAIEKVRFEVDGKPVTTFGGEGIVLNGPVGRADFEELAPLVLVESPLIGDTVRTPVRVWGSANTFEATFRLKITDAAGHTAADVYATATSGTGTRGTFDVTIPYRATRSGAGLLTAYWNSLEDGHAVIEDTVPVTVMR, from the coding sequence ATGTCCACCACCACACCCGTTCCGCGAACGTCCTCCTGGCTGCGACGGCCCGTGATCGCCGCCGTGGCAGTCCTGCTCGTGGCACCCGCGACGAGCGCGTGCGGCAGCGACACCGGCGCCGAGGGCACCTCACCCGGCACCGAACCGTCGAGCACAGCCACCGCACCCAGCACACCCGCAGCTCCGGGCACAGGCGGCACGGGCGGCACCGGAACGCCGTCCACCCCCAGCGGCCCCGGAACGTCCGCAGCACCGGTGACACCCTCCGCACCGAGCGGCACCCGGCGTCAGGTGCGGGCATCCGTCTACTTCCTGCACGGCGAGAAGATCTCGCCCGCACCGCGCGCCGTGACCCCGCCCGCCACCGCGGCGGGCGCGCTGCGTGCCCTGCTGGCCGGGCCGAGCCGCTACGAACGCGGCCAGCGGCGCACCACGGCCATCCCCTCGGGCACGGCGCTCCGGTCGATCGTGGTGCACCGGCACGTGGCCACCGTGGACCTGTCCGGCCGCTACGACGACGGCGGCGGCAGCCTGTCCATGCGGGCCCGGCTCGCCCAGGTCGTGTTCACCGCCACCCGCTTCCCGGCCATCGAGAAGGTGCGCTTCGAAGTGGACGGCAAGCCGGTGACGACCTTCGGAGGCGAGGGCATCGTCCTCAACGGGCCGGTGGGCCGCGCCGACTTCGAGGAGCTGGCGCCTCTCGTCCTCGTCGAGTCCCCGCTGATCGGTGACACCGTCCGCACGCCGGTCCGGGTCTGGGGCAGCGCCAACACGTTCGAGGCCACCTTCCGGCTGAAGATCACCGACGCCGCCGGACACACCGCGGCCGACGTCTACGCCACGGCGACCTCCGGCACCGGGACCCGGGGCACCTTCGACGTGACGATCCCCTACCGGGCGACCCGCTCCGGCGCCGGCCTGCTCACCGCGTACTGGAACTCCCTGGAGGACGGTCACGCGGTGATCGAGGACACCGTGCCGGTGACGGTCATGCGTTGA
- a CDS encoding acyltransferase → MTAPAAPRLLPPPPPTVPPPAHAHPRTQAEPEPPKKGGRDLYLDLLRALALIRVVAYHAFNWAWLTLVFPAMGVMFALAGSLMARSLDRHDRSATAVVRARMRRLLPPLWAFAGCVVGAMFRQGWNPGENGRGIAGWAELLWWIVPLRDPPTDGSEWASQIAAPLWYIRAYLLFVLLSPLLLRVFRKGPWVCVVGFLVLAEVAQTGLVPLPEALRGPVTDLVVFGACWLLGFAHRDGLIRRLPAPRVWALAVLTTAIGGWFAFTHPTDEGYDLGEIPLAQALWSFGFVLLLMRFRPAGDAWVRRYRPVHAAVVLLNARAVTVYLWHEVALVLGVLLIDRMWQVHALETVLPLEADWFLFLLAWPLVGGAVLLAGWVEDVAARRRPRPWPTPRT, encoded by the coding sequence GTGACCGCGCCCGCGGCACCGCGCCTCCTGCCTCCGCCACCGCCGACCGTCCCGCCGCCCGCGCATGCACACCCGCGGACGCAGGCGGAACCGGAGCCACCGAAAAAGGGCGGCCGAGACCTCTACCTGGACCTCCTCCGCGCCCTCGCTCTGATCCGCGTGGTGGCCTACCACGCCTTCAACTGGGCCTGGCTCACCCTGGTCTTCCCCGCCATGGGGGTGATGTTCGCCCTGGCGGGCTCCCTGATGGCCCGCTCCCTGGACCGGCACGACCGCAGCGCCACGGCGGTGGTACGGGCCCGTATGCGCCGTCTGCTGCCACCGCTGTGGGCGTTCGCCGGCTGTGTGGTGGGCGCCATGTTCCGGCAGGGATGGAATCCGGGGGAGAACGGCCGGGGCATCGCCGGCTGGGCCGAACTTCTCTGGTGGATCGTGCCGTTGCGCGATCCGCCGACCGACGGCAGCGAGTGGGCGTCGCAGATCGCCGCCCCTCTCTGGTACATCCGGGCCTACCTCCTGTTCGTCCTGCTCTCGCCCCTTCTGCTGCGGGTGTTCCGCAAGGGACCGTGGGTGTGCGTGGTGGGGTTCCTCGTGCTCGCCGAGGTCGCTCAGACCGGTCTCGTCCCCTTGCCCGAGGCCCTGCGGGGCCCGGTCACCGACCTGGTGGTCTTCGGAGCCTGCTGGCTGCTGGGCTTCGCCCACCGCGACGGCCTGATCCGCCGGCTCCCCGCACCGCGGGTGTGGGCCCTGGCCGTGCTGACGACGGCGATCGGCGGCTGGTTCGCGTTCACCCACCCCACCGACGAGGGCTACGACCTCGGTGAGATCCCCCTGGCGCAAGCCCTGTGGTCGTTCGGCTTCGTCCTGCTGCTGATGCGCTTCCGCCCGGCGGGCGACGCATGGGTCCGCCGGTACCGGCCGGTGCACGCGGCGGTGGTGCTGCTCAACGCCCGTGCGGTCACCGTGTATCTGTGGCACGAGGTGGCCCTCGTCCTGGGCGTGCTCCTCATCGACCGGATGTGGCAGGTGCACGCCCTGGAGACGGTCCTGCCGCTGGAGGCCGACTGGTTCCTGTTCCTGCTCGCATGGCCCCTCGTCGGCGGGGCCGTCCTGCTGGCCGGCTGGGTCGAGGACGTGGCGGCCCGCCGCCGGCCCCGCCCCTGGCCGACCCCGCGCACCTGA
- the ugpC gene encoding sn-glycerol-3-phosphate ABC transporter ATP-binding protein UgpC, producing MASVTFDRATRCFPRMDRPAVCDLELEIADGEFMVLVGPSGCGKSTSLRMLAGLEDVDSGTIRIGDRDVTHLPPKERDIAMVFQNYALYPHMTTADNMGFALKIAKMRKSDIRGRVAEAAGILDLSDYLDRKPKSLSGGQRQRVAMGRAIVREPRVFLMDEPLSNLDAKLRVQTRTQIASLQRRLGTTTVYVTHDQVEALTMGDRVAVLKDGVLQQVGTPQEVFRRPVNAFVGGFIGSPAMNLFRLALVPDGTELGGLPLALPRTALTAARHEGTAEIVLGVRPEQFTLLSQEDLGTPGLEVVVDAVEDTGAVTYLHTTAEVGQESVRVVVRAPGRGPWHKGSRVRITPRTDEVHLFSARTGLRLPDEEAPVVKPRAEGPSVSV from the coding sequence ATGGCATCGGTCACCTTCGACAGGGCTACCCGCTGCTTCCCCAGGATGGACCGTCCCGCGGTCTGCGATCTCGAACTGGAGATCGCGGACGGAGAGTTCATGGTCCTCGTCGGCCCGTCCGGATGCGGGAAGTCCACCAGCCTGCGGATGCTCGCCGGTCTCGAGGACGTCGACTCGGGCACGATCCGCATCGGCGACCGGGACGTGACCCACCTGCCGCCCAAGGAACGGGACATCGCGATGGTGTTCCAGAACTACGCGCTGTACCCGCACATGACGACCGCGGACAACATGGGCTTCGCCCTGAAGATCGCCAAGATGCGCAAGAGCGACATCCGCGGCCGGGTGGCCGAGGCGGCCGGCATCCTCGACCTGAGCGACTATCTGGACCGCAAGCCCAAGTCCCTTTCCGGCGGCCAGCGTCAGAGGGTCGCGATGGGGCGCGCCATCGTCCGCGAACCGCGGGTGTTCCTGATGGACGAGCCCCTGTCCAACCTGGACGCCAAGCTGCGCGTGCAGACCCGCACCCAGATCGCCTCGCTGCAACGCCGGCTCGGCACCACCACCGTGTACGTCACCCACGACCAGGTCGAGGCCCTGACCATGGGTGACCGCGTGGCGGTCCTCAAGGACGGCGTGCTCCAGCAGGTGGGTACCCCGCAGGAGGTGTTCCGGCGCCCGGTCAACGCCTTCGTCGGCGGTTTCATCGGCTCGCCCGCGATGAACCTCTTCCGGCTCGCGCTCGTCCCGGACGGCACCGAGCTCGGCGGCCTTCCCCTGGCCCTGCCCCGGACGGCCCTGACCGCGGCTCGCCACGAGGGAACGGCGGAGATCGTCCTGGGCGTGCGCCCCGAGCAGTTCACGCTCCTGTCCCAGGAGGACCTGGGGACACCGGGGCTGGAGGTCGTGGTCGACGCCGTCGAGGACACCGGTGCGGTCACCTACCTCCACACCACGGCCGAGGTGGGCCAGGAGTCGGTGCGGGTCGTCGTCCGGGCCCCGGGGCGAGGCCCCTGGCACAAGGGTTCGCGTGTGCGGATCACGCCGCGCACGGACGAGGTGCACCTCTTCTCGGCGCGAACCGGTCTCCGGCTGCCGGACGAAGAAGCTCCGGTGGTGAAGCCGCGCGCCGAAGGCCCTTCGGTCTCTGTGTGA
- a CDS encoding universal stress protein — translation MGLDSSSRSLAAADWAAREALRRGLPLQLVQAWEGVTSPQDRERPELNGPRLLARRALADVAGRLRGTYPRLSLSTRHIAGSAPDVLIAVGAEAELLVLGSRAVSGVGGFIAGSVAQVVVGHVARPVVLVRDRGTLEDEHLPDAEGRPSTHTPYRGIVVGVDPGHASEELLAFAFESAVLRDASLRVVHAWRPPYVQAAAVARTHRAVASSAARSLATAVEPWREKFPTVEVHELVVEGRASQALPAAAREAGLLVVGRRIRSGRLGVRTGSVAHAAMHHARCPVVVVAHE, via the coding sequence GTGGGATTGGACAGTTCGAGCAGAAGCCTCGCCGCCGCCGACTGGGCGGCCCGGGAAGCCCTGAGGCGCGGCCTGCCCCTGCAGTTGGTGCAGGCGTGGGAGGGCGTGACGTCGCCCCAGGACAGGGAGCGGCCGGAGCTCAACGGGCCGCGCCTGCTGGCGCGGCGCGCGCTGGCCGACGTCGCCGGCCGGCTGCGCGGAACCTACCCGCGGCTCTCCCTGAGCACCCGGCACATCGCCGGCTCCGCCCCCGACGTCCTGATCGCCGTGGGTGCCGAGGCCGAACTGCTGGTGCTGGGCAGCCGCGCGGTCAGCGGAGTCGGCGGGTTCATCGCGGGTTCGGTGGCTCAGGTGGTGGTGGGCCACGTGGCCAGGCCCGTCGTACTCGTGCGGGACCGCGGGACATTGGAGGACGAGCATCTCCCGGACGCCGAGGGGCGGCCCTCGACGCATACGCCCTACCGTGGCATCGTCGTCGGCGTCGATCCGGGGCACGCGAGCGAGGAGTTGCTGGCGTTCGCCTTCGAGAGCGCCGTGCTGCGTGACGCGTCTCTGCGGGTCGTGCACGCATGGCGTCCGCCGTATGTGCAGGCCGCCGCGGTGGCGAGGACGCACAGGGCGGTGGCGTCGTCGGCCGCGCGCTCGCTGGCCACCGCCGTCGAGCCGTGGCGGGAGAAGTTCCCGACCGTGGAGGTGCACGAGCTGGTGGTGGAGGGCCGGGCCTCGCAGGCCCTGCCGGCCGCTGCGCGGGAGGCGGGGCTCCTGGTGGTCGGACGCCGGATCCGCTCCGGCCGTCTCGGCGTGCGCACCGGGTCCGTCGCCCATGCGGCGATGCATCATGCCCGCTGCCCGGTCGTCGTCGTGGCGCACGAGTGA
- a CDS encoding glycosyl hydrolase family 65 protein yields MTSWTWEYEGYEPAEQRLRESLCTLGNGYLATRGALPECSADDVHYPGTYVAGCYDRLTSQVAGRQVENEDMVNLPNWLPLRFRLTGGEWLTPDTAPLLDHRYVLHLACGSLERRTRYGLGSGRVLSVRQLRLVHMADPHLAALRTEFTAEGFTGELEVEAALDGTVTNAGVPRYRDLDSRHLTHVHTGTTGPDTMWLRCRTVTSDIRVAMAARLTADEPPTDPHEPARAVLRTRVRLGPGRTATVDKIVAVHTSRDPAISDPLQAAVDRVGAAPGFDELLDSHLTAWDQLWRRAELDVPSEAGRILRLHLFHVLMTLSPHTADLDVGVPARGLHGEAYRGHVFWDELFVLPYLNLHFPEVSRALLRYRHRRLDRACAAARAIGRRGALYPWQSGSDGREETQELHLNPRSGRWLPDHSRLQRHVGSAIAYNVWRYCEASGDLEFLHTKGAEMLLQIARFWAESASWDETLGRHRIRGVVGPDEYHEAYPDAPEPGLDDNAYTNVTAAWVLTRALELLDTLPEPRRRELVERTGLDGGELEQWEDVSRTLHVPFHHGVISQFEGYGDLAELDWDGYRKRYDDIRRLDRILEAEGDTVNRYQASKQADVLMLGYLFAPAELKEILARLGHRLDDEAWRRTVDYYLHRTSHGSTLSGLVHGWVLARARRADAWTYCQEALRGDIADLQGGTTAEGIHLGAMAGTLDLVQRGLTGLQTRGGALWLDPVPLPELSSYGFSLRYQEHWGVQLRLERGRLDVMVPASDADPIDIRLPDRAVVVEPGETVRLILQD; encoded by the coding sequence GTGACGTCCTGGACATGGGAGTACGAGGGCTACGAGCCCGCGGAGCAGCGTCTGCGGGAATCGCTGTGCACCCTCGGCAACGGCTACCTCGCCACCCGCGGGGCGCTCCCGGAGTGCTCGGCGGACGATGTGCACTACCCCGGCACCTATGTGGCGGGCTGCTACGACCGCCTCACCTCGCAGGTGGCCGGACGCCAGGTCGAGAACGAGGACATGGTCAACCTCCCGAACTGGCTGCCGCTGCGCTTTCGCCTCACCGGCGGCGAATGGCTCACCCCGGACACCGCGCCCCTGCTCGACCACCGCTACGTCCTGCACCTGGCCTGCGGTTCACTGGAGCGCCGCACGCGGTACGGGCTCGGGTCCGGCAGGGTGCTGTCGGTCCGTCAGCTGCGCCTGGTGCACATGGCCGACCCCCATCTCGCGGCCCTGCGCACCGAGTTCACGGCCGAGGGCTTCACCGGTGAACTGGAGGTCGAGGCCGCCCTGGACGGGACCGTCACCAACGCGGGTGTGCCGCGCTACCGGGACCTGGACAGCCGCCATCTGACCCACGTGCACACGGGCACCACCGGCCCCGACACGATGTGGCTGCGCTGCCGGACGGTCACCTCCGACATCCGCGTCGCGATGGCGGCCCGCCTGACCGCCGACGAGCCGCCCACTGACCCGCACGAACCGGCGCGGGCCGTCCTGCGGACCCGTGTCCGGCTCGGCCCGGGGCGCACCGCCACCGTCGACAAGATCGTCGCCGTGCACACCTCCCGCGACCCCGCGATCAGCGACCCGCTCCAGGCGGCCGTCGACCGCGTGGGCGCCGCGCCCGGATTCGACGAACTCCTCGACTCCCACCTGACGGCATGGGACCAGCTGTGGCGGCGGGCCGAGCTCGACGTCCCCTCGGAGGCCGGCCGCATCCTGCGCCTGCACCTCTTCCACGTCCTCATGACCCTCTCCCCGCACACCGCGGACCTCGACGTCGGCGTCCCGGCGCGGGGCCTGCACGGCGAGGCCTACCGCGGTCACGTCTTCTGGGACGAGCTGTTCGTCCTGCCGTACCTGAACCTGCACTTCCCCGAGGTGTCGCGCGCCCTGCTGCGCTACCGCCACCGGCGCCTGGACCGGGCCTGTGCCGCGGCCCGCGCGATCGGCCGACGCGGCGCCCTGTACCCCTGGCAGAGCGGCAGCGACGGCCGCGAGGAGACCCAGGAACTGCACCTCAACCCTCGCTCGGGACGCTGGCTGCCCGACCATTCCCGGCTCCAGCGCCATGTCGGCTCGGCGATCGCGTACAACGTGTGGCGGTACTGCGAGGCCAGCGGCGACCTGGAGTTCCTGCACACCAAGGGTGCCGAGATGCTGCTCCAGATCGCCCGCTTCTGGGCCGAGTCGGCGAGCTGGGACGAGACACTGGGACGCCACCGGATCCGCGGCGTCGTCGGCCCCGACGAGTACCACGAGGCCTACCCGGACGCCCCGGAGCCCGGCCTCGACGACAACGCGTACACCAATGTCACCGCCGCCTGGGTGCTCACCCGCGCACTGGAGCTGCTGGACACCCTGCCCGAACCGCGCCGCCGCGAACTCGTGGAGCGCACCGGTCTGGACGGCGGCGAACTCGAGCAGTGGGAGGACGTCTCCCGCACTCTCCACGTGCCCTTCCACCACGGCGTCATCAGCCAGTTCGAGGGCTACGGCGACCTCGCCGAACTCGACTGGGACGGCTACCGCAAGCGCTACGACGACATCCGCCGCCTGGACCGCATCCTGGAGGCGGAGGGCGACACCGTCAACCGCTACCAGGCGTCCAAGCAGGCCGACGTCCTGATGCTCGGCTATCTCTTCGCGCCGGCCGAACTCAAGGAGATCCTCGCCCGGCTGGGCCATCGGCTGGACGACGAGGCCTGGCGGCGCACCGTCGACTACTACCTGCACCGCACCAGCCACGGCTCCACCCTCAGCGGCCTGGTGCACGGCTGGGTCCTGGCGCGGGCCCGGCGCGCGGACGCCTGGACCTACTGCCAGGAGGCTCTGCGCGGCGACATCGCAGACCTCCAGGGCGGCACCACCGCCGAGGGCATTCATCTGGGTGCCATGGCGGGCACCCTCGATCTCGTCCAGCGCGGACTGACCGGCCTGCAGACCCGGGGCGGCGCACTGTGGCTCGACCCGGTACCGCTGCCCGAACTGTCGTCGTACGGCTTCTCGCTCCGCTACCAGGAGCACTGGGGCGTACAGCTGCGGCTGGAGCGCGGTCGTCTCGACGTCATGGTCCCGGCGTCCGACGCGGACCCGATCGATATCCGGTTGCCGGACCGCGCGGTCGTCGTGGAGCCGGGAGAGACGGTGCGGCTGATCCTGCAGGACTGA
- a CDS encoding universal stress protein, producing MTLPLVVGVDGSDACLPAVDWAADEATRHGLPLRLVYASLWERYEGALPSTALTRPSQRLLAEHVVASAAERAALRDPDLKVTTDVLPAEAAAALLREGNNAFALVTGSRGRGQLKGLLLGSVGLAVAARAHCPVIVVRGTTAALAGHHERILLGVGEPAAGCEAVRFAFREAEVRGCTLDAVRAWRCPAQENTDHPALTAEQGHRHEEQASAQLDELLRDAVAEHPRLRVRRTTVEGPARTVLVNRSADADLVVVGARRRSGHFGLQLGRVSHTLLHHASCPVAVVPQLV from the coding sequence ATGACACTCCCTCTGGTAGTGGGCGTCGACGGATCGGACGCCTGCCTGCCCGCCGTCGACTGGGCAGCCGACGAGGCCACACGCCACGGTCTGCCGCTGCGACTGGTGTACGCCTCCCTGTGGGAGCGCTACGAGGGAGCTCTGCCGTCGACCGCCCTGACGCGCCCGTCCCAGCGCCTGCTGGCCGAACACGTCGTCGCCTCGGCCGCGGAGCGCGCCGCTCTGCGCGACCCGGACCTGAAGGTGACCACCGACGTCCTCCCGGCCGAGGCGGCGGCCGCCCTGCTGCGCGAGGGCAACAACGCCTTCGCCCTGGTGACCGGATCGCGGGGCCGCGGTCAGCTGAAGGGCCTGCTCCTGGGGTCGGTCGGCCTGGCCGTGGCGGCCCGCGCGCACTGCCCCGTCATCGTGGTCCGAGGTACGACGGCCGCCCTGGCCGGCCACCACGAGCGGATCCTGCTCGGCGTCGGCGAACCGGCGGCCGGCTGCGAGGCCGTGCGCTTCGCCTTCCGCGAGGCCGAGGTGCGCGGGTGCACCCTCGACGCGGTCCGGGCCTGGCGCTGCCCCGCCCAGGAGAACACCGACCACCCCGCCCTCACCGCGGAACAGGGCCACCGGCACGAGGAACAGGCGTCGGCCCAGCTCGACGAGCTGCTGCGCGACGCCGTGGCAGAGCACCCGCGCCTGCGGGTGCGCCGTACCACCGTCGAAGGCCCGGCCCGGACCGTCCTCGTGAACCGCTCGGCCGACGCCGACCTCGTCGTGGTCGGCGCACGGCGCCGCTCCGGCCACTTCGGACTGCAGCTCGGCCGGGTGAGCCACACCCTGCTGCATCACGCGAGCTGCCCGGTGGCGGTCGTTCCACAACTCGTGTGA